In Chlamydia serpentis, the following are encoded in one genomic region:
- a CDS encoding SNF2-related protein: MLNFRKLRRDFSANILQDGKELFEQGAVIDAKILSMNGETVSISAQIRGLYENIYECEIEVDRSESDTVDSNCDCSYNYDCQHIVALLFYLEQYFNEMVVAYSRSTDLETDQEINEEVKKELQETFVAAATKEEERKDREHQKEILREYIHAANALSANPFFLPLEYLEKDSAELAVLFVAANEETFAPSNQPIEFQLVLRLPCRSKPFYISNIRTFLEGVLYQEPIVLNGRRFFFTMQSFNASDRKLIDLLIRYVRYPNHTTEEKLLKSAYLMPPALGVILAKMFEHQLADRGGGSLGEKESFSGLFCGNLEEPLCWSLTPAKMKFNLDFFDMPYKALLMTPLIVVDDDEVQPEHTMLLESDAPGIIHRFVYHRFAPQIKRAHLRSFSRLRDIAIPEALFGSFRENALPVFQEYAEITNVRLLNSFVTLPYVDEVRATCDMSYLDGELEAKLHFLYGSLRIPAASLNLQYQDIRAFISDEGILARNLVEERKMLEEVFAGFIYDERDGAFHVKSEKKIVEFMTETIPANQHRITFNCPQNLSDQFVYDETIFELSFREGSDINYYEAELKVHGLLKGVALDLLWDCISAKKRFLEIPKGGQQSKGNRRAKVIAGKLPCILVLDLEKIAPVVQIFNEIGFKVLDDLTQKCPLWSLTGISIDQFQGLPVNFSMSDRLLEIQKQIRGEIEFDFQEVPQQIQATLRNYQTEGVHWLERLRKMHLNGILADDMGLGKTLQAIIAVTQSKLEKGDGCSLIVCPTSLVYNWKEEFRKFNPEFKTLVIDGVPSQRRKQLTSLSCQDVAITSYNLLQKDVELYKNFRFDYLVLDEAHHIKNRTTRNAKSVKMIQSDHRLILTGTPIENSLEELWSLFDFLMPGLLSTYDRFVGKYIRTGNYMGNKADNMVALKKKVSPFILRRMKEDVLKDLPPVSEILYHCHLTDSQRELYQSYAASAKQELSRLVKQEGFERIHIHVLATLTRLKQICCHPAIFAKDAPEPGDSAKYDMLMDLLSSLVDSGHKTVVFSQYTKMLGIIKKDLEAQGIPFLYLDGSTKNRLDLVNQFNEDSSLLVFLISLKAGGTGLNLVGADTVIHYDMWWNPAVENQATDRVHRIGQSRSVSSYKLVTLNTIEEKILTLQNRKKSLVKKVINSDDEVVSKLTWEEVLELLQI, encoded by the coding sequence ATGCTTAATTTTCGCAAGTTGCGCCGGGATTTTTCAGCCAATATTTTACAGGATGGTAAGGAACTTTTTGAGCAGGGGGCAGTGATTGATGCGAAAATTCTCTCCATGAATGGAGAGACCGTCTCTATCAGTGCTCAGATTCGAGGCCTCTATGAAAACATCTATGAATGCGAGATCGAGGTTGACCGATCAGAATCTGATACTGTAGATTCTAACTGTGATTGTTCTTATAATTACGACTGTCAGCATATTGTCGCTTTATTATTCTATCTAGAGCAGTACTTCAATGAGATGGTAGTAGCTTATTCTCGTAGCACTGATTTAGAAACGGATCAAGAAATCAATGAAGAAGTTAAAAAAGAGCTTCAGGAGACTTTTGTTGCTGCTGCAACCAAAGAAGAAGAACGTAAGGATCGTGAGCATCAAAAAGAGATTTTAAGAGAATATATTCATGCTGCAAATGCTTTAAGCGCGAACCCTTTTTTTCTTCCTCTAGAGTATTTAGAGAAAGATTCTGCTGAACTTGCTGTACTTTTTGTTGCTGCTAATGAAGAAACATTTGCCCCGAGTAATCAGCCTATAGAGTTTCAATTAGTGCTTAGATTGCCTTGTCGTTCTAAGCCTTTTTATATTTCTAATATTCGCACGTTTTTAGAAGGGGTACTATATCAAGAACCGATCGTATTAAATGGGCGTCGTTTTTTCTTCACCATGCAATCTTTTAATGCTTCGGATCGCAAATTAATTGATTTATTGATTCGTTATGTCCGTTATCCTAATCATACTACTGAAGAGAAATTGTTAAAATCGGCGTATTTGATGCCCCCTGCTTTAGGAGTTATTCTTGCTAAGATGTTTGAGCATCAATTGGCAGATCGTGGAGGAGGAAGTTTAGGAGAGAAAGAAAGTTTTTCAGGATTATTTTGTGGAAATCTTGAAGAACCGCTGTGTTGGTCATTAACTCCTGCTAAAATGAAGTTCAATTTAGACTTCTTTGATATGCCATATAAAGCTTTGCTTATGACCCCTCTCATTGTTGTTGATGATGATGAGGTGCAGCCTGAGCATACTATGTTATTGGAGTCTGATGCCCCAGGGATTATCCACCGTTTTGTTTATCATCGTTTTGCTCCTCAGATCAAGCGTGCGCATTTACGTTCTTTCAGTCGTTTGCGAGATATTGCAATTCCTGAGGCTTTATTTGGTTCATTCCGTGAGAATGCTCTTCCTGTGTTTCAGGAGTATGCCGAAATTACTAATGTTCGACTTCTGAATTCTTTTGTTACACTTCCTTATGTAGACGAGGTTCGCGCGACTTGTGACATGAGTTACTTGGATGGTGAATTAGAAGCGAAACTACATTTTCTTTATGGGTCTTTGCGTATTCCTGCAGCATCATTAAATTTGCAGTATCAAGATATCCGTGCATTTATAAGTGATGAGGGAATTTTAGCTAGAAATTTAGTTGAAGAACGTAAAATGCTGGAAGAGGTCTTTGCAGGCTTTATTTATGATGAACGTGACGGAGCTTTTCATGTGAAGAGTGAAAAGAAAATCGTTGAGTTTATGACAGAAACGATCCCCGCAAATCAACATCGAATTACCTTTAACTGTCCTCAGAATCTTTCAGATCAATTTGTTTATGATGAAACGATCTTTGAATTGTCATTTCGAGAGGGGAGTGATATTAACTATTATGAGGCTGAACTTAAGGTCCATGGTTTATTGAAAGGAGTAGCTTTAGATTTATTGTGGGATTGTATTAGCGCTAAAAAACGCTTTTTAGAGATTCCTAAAGGTGGACAACAATCTAAGGGTAATCGTCGTGCCAAGGTAATTGCAGGGAAGTTGCCTTGTATTTTAGTTTTGGATTTAGAAAAAATTGCTCCTGTAGTTCAGATCTTTAACGAAATAGGGTTTAAGGTTTTAGATGATTTGACCCAAAAATGTCCTTTATGGAGTTTAACAGGAATATCGATAGATCAGTTTCAGGGACTTCCTGTGAATTTTTCTATGTCTGATAGGCTTCTAGAGATTCAGAAGCAAATCCGTGGTGAGATAGAATTTGATTTTCAAGAAGTTCCTCAACAAATTCAGGCCACTTTACGTAATTATCAAACTGAAGGAGTGCATTGGCTAGAGCGTTTGAGAAAAATGCATCTCAATGGAATTTTAGCTGATGACATGGGTCTTGGAAAGACTTTACAGGCTATTATTGCAGTTACGCAGAGTAAGTTAGAGAAAGGCGATGGCTGTTCCTTGATTGTTTGTCCTACTTCTTTAGTTTATAACTGGAAAGAAGAGTTTCGTAAATTTAATCCTGAATTCAAGACTTTGGTGATTGATGGAGTGCCTTCGCAGCGACGTAAGCAACTAACTTCTTTATCTTGCCAAGATGTAGCGATCACATCTTATAATTTATTGCAGAAAGACGTCGAGTTATATAAGAACTTTCGTTTTGATTATCTTGTTTTAGATGAAGCCCATCATATTAAGAATCGTACCACACGTAATGCAAAATCTGTTAAAATGATTCAATCTGATCATCGCTTAATTTTAACTGGTACACCGATAGAAAACTCTTTAGAAGAGTTATGGAGTCTTTTTGATTTCTTAATGCCTGGTTTATTGAGTACCTATGACCGTTTTGTTGGAAAATACATACGTACCGGAAACTATATGGGTAATAAGGCGGATAATATGGTGGCACTTAAGAAAAAAGTCTCACCCTTTATTCTCCGTCGTATGAAAGAAGATGTATTGAAAGATCTTCCTCCAGTCTCTGAAATACTGTATCACTGTCACCTTACGGATTCCCAAAGAGAACTGTATCAATCTTACGCGGCTTCTGCAAAACAAGAGCTTTCTCGATTGGTCAAACAAGAGGGCTTTGAGCGCATTCATATTCATGTTTTAGCGACTTTAACTAGACTAAAACAAATTTGTTGCCATCCAGCTATCTTTGCTAAGGATGCTCCAGAACCTGGGGATTCAGCAAAGTATGATATGTTAATGGATCTTCTTTCCTCCCTTGTAGATTCTGGGCATAAGACTGTGGTCTTTAGCCAGTATACAAAGATGTTAGGTATTATTAAGAAAGATTTAGAGGCCCAAGGTATTCCTTTTCTATATTTAGATGGTTCCACCAAGAACAGATTGGACTTAGTAAATCAGTTTAATGAAGATTCTAGCTTGCTTGTCTTTTTGATTTCATTAAAAGCTGGAGGAACAGGGTTAAATCTTGTTGGTGCTGATACTGTGATTCACTATGATATGTGGTGGAACCCTGCAGTAGAGAACCAAGCTACTGACCGAGTCCATCGTATTGGGCAGAGTCGTTCTGTTTCCTCGTATAAATTAGTGACGTTGAATACCATTGAAGAGAAGATTCTTACTTTACAAAACCGTAAAAAGAGCCTTGTAAAGAAAGTGATTAACTCTGATGATGAGGTTGTCTCCAAGTTAACTTGGGAAGAAGTATTGGAATTGTTGCAGATATGA
- a CDS encoding phosphoenolpyruvate carboxykinase (GTP), which produces MEWFENINHEGLKSWISDVIKLTNPEKIRLCDGSDSEYAELCTLMQSTKTMIPLNPDLHPNCFLVRSSPNDVARVEQFTFICTPTQKEAGPTNNWRDPQEMRKELHQLFRGCMQRRTLYIVPFCMGPLDSPFSIVGVELTDSPYVVCSMKIMTRMGHDILRSLGTSGKFLKCLHSVGKPLSPGEKDVPWPCNPQAMRIVHFQDDSSVMSFGSGYGGNALLGKKCVALRLASYMAKMQGWLAEHMLIIGVTNPEGKKKYFSASFPSACGKTNLAMLMPKLPGWKIECIGDDIAWIRPGNDGRLYAVNPEYGFFGVAPGTSELTNPNALSTCRSNSIFTNVALTANNDVWWEGLTDQVPASLTDWLGNPWHPGGSPAAHPNSRFTAPLRQCPSLDPEWNNPQGVPLEAIIFGGRRSETIPLVYEALSWEHGVTIGAGMSSTTTAAIVGELGKLRHDPFAMLPFCGYNMGDYFQHWLSFAENTDLKLPKIFGVNWFRKNNQGEFLWPGFSENLRVLEWIFQRVDGVQDIAYRTPIGYLPDVQKFNLEGLNLTAQALHDLFSLDTCGWLTEVENIQDYLKIFGAECPQQITDELLRIKSELESK; this is translated from the coding sequence ATGGAATGGTTTGAGAACATTAACCATGAAGGTCTGAAATCATGGATTAGTGATGTGATTAAGTTAACTAATCCAGAGAAAATACGTCTTTGTGACGGCTCAGATTCGGAGTACGCTGAATTATGTACTTTGATGCAAAGTACAAAAACTATGATCCCTTTGAATCCCGATTTACATCCTAATTGTTTTTTAGTGCGCTCTTCCCCAAATGATGTTGCTCGTGTTGAGCAGTTTACCTTTATTTGTACTCCGACGCAAAAAGAAGCAGGTCCTACTAATAACTGGAGAGATCCTCAAGAGATGCGTAAAGAATTGCATCAACTTTTTCGTGGATGTATGCAGAGACGGACGCTTTATATTGTTCCATTTTGCATGGGACCTTTAGACTCTCCATTTTCTATTGTAGGTGTGGAGTTAACAGATTCTCCTTATGTAGTTTGTTCTATGAAGATCATGACACGTATGGGGCATGATATTTTGCGTTCTTTAGGCACTTCAGGAAAATTTTTGAAGTGCTTACATAGTGTAGGGAAACCTTTATCTCCAGGAGAGAAAGATGTTCCTTGGCCTTGTAATCCTCAGGCTATGCGAATTGTACATTTTCAAGATGATAGTAGTGTGATGTCTTTTGGAAGTGGCTATGGTGGCAATGCGTTGCTTGGGAAGAAGTGTGTTGCTCTTCGCTTAGCCTCTTATATGGCAAAAATGCAGGGTTGGCTCGCTGAACATATGTTAATTATTGGTGTTACCAATCCTGAAGGAAAGAAGAAATACTTTTCAGCTTCTTTCCCAAGTGCTTGTGGTAAGACTAATTTAGCGATGTTGATGCCTAAGCTTCCTGGTTGGAAGATAGAATGTATTGGGGACGATATTGCTTGGATTCGTCCAGGTAATGATGGCAGATTATACGCGGTAAATCCAGAGTATGGATTTTTTGGTGTTGCTCCAGGAACTTCTGAGCTTACGAATCCGAATGCGTTAAGTACTTGTAGGTCCAATTCGATTTTTACAAATGTAGCACTGACTGCAAATAATGATGTTTGGTGGGAAGGGTTAACGGATCAGGTCCCAGCATCCTTAACAGATTGGCTTGGAAATCCTTGGCATCCTGGCGGTAGTCCTGCTGCACATCCGAATTCTCGGTTTACTGCACCTTTACGTCAGTGTCCTTCTTTAGACCCCGAATGGAATAATCCTCAGGGAGTTCCTTTAGAGGCAATTATTTTTGGAGGACGTCGTTCTGAAACGATTCCTTTAGTTTATGAAGCTTTGAGTTGGGAACATGGAGTCACTATAGGAGCAGGAATGTCGTCGACGACAACAGCTGCTATTGTTGGCGAGTTAGGCAAACTTCGTCACGATCCTTTTGCTATGCTTCCTTTCTGTGGATACAACATGGGTGATTACTTCCAGCATTGGCTTTCCTTTGCCGAGAACACAGATCTTAAACTTCCTAAAATTTTTGGAGTCAATTGGTTCCGTAAGAATAATCAAGGGGAGTTCCTATGGCCAGGATTTAGTGAGAACTTACGTGTTCTAGAATGGATATTTCAAAGGGTAGACGGTGTCCAGGATATTGCTTATCGGACTCCTATTGGTTATCTTCCTGATGTTCAGAAGTTCAATCTAGAAGGATTGAATCTTACTGCACAGGCTTTGCATGATCTTTTCTCTTTGGATACATGTGGTTGGCTTACTGAAGTTGAAAATATCCAAGACTATTTGAAGATCTTTGGTGCAGAGTGTCCACAACAGATCACTGATGAGTTGTTGCGAATTAAATCAGAATTAGAGTCAAAATAA
- a CDS encoding rod shape-determining protein, protein MSPHRNLFKLKNFSNRLYNRALGRFDKVFNFFSGNVGIDLGTANTLVYVRGRGIVLSEPSVVAVDAQTHAVLAVGHKAKAMLGKTPRKIMAVRPMKDGVIADFEIAEGMLKALIKRVTPSRSVFRPRILIAVPSGITGVEKRAVEDSALHAGAQEVILIEEPMAAAIGVDLPVHEPAASMIIDIGGGTTEIAIISLGGIVESRSLRIAGDEFDECIINYMRRTYNLMIGPRTAEEIKITIGSAYPLGDQELEMEVRGRDQVAGLPITKRINSVEIRECLAEPIQQIIECVRLTLEKCPPELSADLVERGMVLAGGGALIKGLDKALSKNTGLSVITAPHPLLAVCLGTGKALEHLDQFKKRKGNLV, encoded by the coding sequence ATGAGCCCACATCGCAATCTGTTTAAGCTTAAAAATTTTTCTAATCGCCTTTATAACAGGGCTTTAGGGCGCTTCGACAAAGTCTTTAATTTTTTTTCTGGTAATGTAGGTATTGATTTAGGAACTGCAAATACCTTGGTTTATGTCCGAGGCCGGGGTATTGTTCTTAGTGAGCCTTCAGTAGTTGCTGTTGACGCGCAGACTCACGCAGTTCTTGCAGTAGGACATAAGGCTAAAGCGATGTTAGGCAAGACGCCTAGAAAAATTATGGCAGTGCGTCCTATGAAAGATGGAGTCATTGCTGATTTCGAGATTGCAGAAGGAATGTTAAAGGCTTTAATTAAGCGTGTTACACCTTCTCGTAGCGTTTTTCGCCCAAGAATTTTAATAGCAGTTCCTTCTGGGATTACTGGTGTTGAAAAGCGTGCTGTTGAGGATTCTGCATTACATGCTGGAGCTCAGGAAGTTATTTTAATTGAAGAGCCTATGGCTGCCGCTATTGGTGTAGATCTTCCTGTTCATGAACCCGCAGCGAGCATGATTATTGATATTGGTGGAGGAACTACAGAGATTGCCATTATTTCTTTAGGAGGAATTGTTGAATCTCGTTCTTTACGTATTGCTGGGGATGAGTTTGATGAGTGCATCATTAACTACATGCGTCGTACATATAATTTAATGATAGGCCCTCGCACTGCTGAGGAGATCAAAATTACCATTGGTTCAGCATACCCTTTAGGCGATCAAGAATTAGAAATGGAAGTTCGGGGTCGTGATCAGGTTGCAGGGCTGCCTATTACGAAGCGTATTAATTCTGTAGAAATTAGAGAATGCTTAGCTGAGCCTATTCAGCAGATTATAGAATGTGTGCGGTTGACTTTAGAAAAGTGTCCCCCGGAGCTTTCAGCAGACTTAGTAGAGCGTGGTATGGTTTTAGCAGGTGGGGGGGCTTTAATTAAGGGATTAGATAAAGCTCTCAGTAAGAATACTGGGCTTTCTGTGATTACTGCTCCGCATCCTTTGCTAGCCGTTTGTTTGGGAACGGGTAAAGCTTTAGAGCATTTAGATCAGTTTAAAAAACGCAAAGGGAATTTGGTGTAG
- a CDS encoding CT620/CT621 family type III secretion system effector — MTLQPSYINFTRNVTTALAGSKVDTSVVELTCSALFFQELQDKAEGLKHALGLVKELKAETSSPQIKTLFLDQIPEEPSYPVVSSGVIDRTMPTYTDNEVQAIIQNPNFATAKIFIDGLDKVFAGYLKSVSTDTGVDPSDPESAIIIAYQRRLEDLKPKFATSTTPTDSDYTALYALPGDFVKEVEALKEPDAPPKSKIHAFWQEIMTIYNNMQVISYPVADYLNVQIADLSLSIAAAQEVQQYLRNFYNILKDILNPIWSDPQPTAYLTGTEYNARDSGIIQSLLNLSGNYRLLTENMLGNTDTSLPQEIIDQIVNFQRGVNDIAILWDSLGTKFRLDSFIGVIYVYQRCATLFGTSYGNWTPSRQDYVNVLNQEKNYWQARANGFNVTSDGVFDSFINDINSNSGYRNIHIFQNGQVNQINPTFLSQAIAALRSPHVLMSRDLYQQVENAAIRSITALEALISGWNTQIATFQNQKSSVDPSQLKYFDSMKTNKKTFVDTSPLQMVYASLMLDKFLPTQQNVIASLGIQMTYSNKAAKYLNKLINQITTFQTADVYYSLTIYLKQMNLQALVDPIGKAIGVLNREKERAVADITRCNNIKTTINEILGEIKADKDLSKSQVRELVDTLTSFKSQSDDLIRNLSCLICYLSGMSFKNVEKPYETYEAFTAEVFSAPFDQWKRQLATFESFVVQGGQNGIIPGGEQQVLQALESSQQDFSTFNQNQQLALQLESSAMQQEWTIVSAALALLNQLVSKIARRIKS; from the coding sequence GTGACACTACAACCGAGTTATATTAATTTTACCCGTAATGTGACTACTGCTTTAGCTGGTAGTAAAGTAGATACATCAGTTGTAGAGCTGACTTGCAGTGCTTTATTTTTCCAGGAACTTCAAGATAAGGCAGAAGGACTAAAGCATGCCCTCGGCTTAGTTAAAGAGCTCAAAGCAGAAACCTCCTCACCGCAAATCAAAACCTTATTTTTAGATCAGATACCGGAAGAACCATCATATCCAGTAGTTTCTTCTGGAGTGATAGATAGAACTATGCCGACCTACACCGATAATGAGGTGCAGGCAATCATACAAAATCCCAATTTTGCTACGGCCAAAATTTTTATTGATGGCCTAGATAAGGTATTTGCTGGCTATTTAAAGTCTGTATCAACGGATACAGGTGTTGATCCCTCGGACCCAGAAAGTGCTATTATAATTGCATATCAGCGTCGATTGGAAGATCTCAAACCTAAGTTTGCTACTAGTACGACCCCTACAGATAGTGATTATACGGCACTCTATGCTTTGCCAGGTGATTTTGTGAAGGAAGTAGAAGCTTTAAAAGAGCCAGATGCTCCTCCTAAAAGCAAAATTCATGCTTTTTGGCAGGAGATAATGACAATTTATAACAACATGCAGGTTATTTCCTATCCTGTTGCTGATTATCTCAATGTACAGATTGCAGACCTTTCTCTTAGTATTGCTGCAGCTCAGGAGGTGCAGCAATACTTACGGAATTTTTATAACATCTTAAAAGACATTTTAAATCCAATATGGTCAGACCCCCAACCTACTGCCTATCTAACAGGTACAGAGTATAATGCTCGTGATTCTGGAATCATTCAAAGTTTATTAAATTTAAGCGGCAATTACCGTCTGCTTACTGAGAATATGCTGGGAAATACGGATACAAGTCTTCCTCAGGAAATTATCGACCAGATAGTTAATTTTCAAAGGGGTGTAAACGATATAGCTATTTTGTGGGATAGTTTAGGAACTAAATTCAGACTGGATTCTTTTATTGGGGTAATCTATGTATATCAGCGCTGCGCAACTCTTTTTGGCACAAGTTATGGGAATTGGACTCCATCTAGGCAGGATTACGTTAATGTACTTAATCAAGAAAAAAATTACTGGCAGGCACGAGCAAACGGATTTAATGTAACTAGCGACGGTGTGTTTGACTCATTTATTAACGATATAAATAGTAATAGTGGGTATAGGAACATTCATATTTTTCAAAATGGTCAGGTAAACCAAATCAATCCTACTTTCTTAAGTCAAGCCATAGCAGCTTTGCGAAGCCCTCACGTGTTAATGTCGCGTGACCTATATCAGCAAGTGGAAAATGCTGCTATTAGATCTATTACAGCCTTAGAGGCTCTGATTTCTGGTTGGAATACGCAGATAGCAACATTCCAAAACCAAAAAAGTTCTGTAGATCCTTCTCAGTTGAAGTATTTTGACTCAATGAAGACGAATAAAAAAACCTTTGTAGATACTTCGCCTTTGCAGATGGTTTATGCTTCATTAATGCTGGATAAGTTTTTACCTACCCAGCAGAATGTGATTGCATCGTTAGGGATACAGATGACTTATTCAAATAAGGCTGCTAAATACCTAAATAAACTCATTAATCAGATTACAACTTTCCAGACTGCTGATGTCTATTATTCTTTAACCATATACTTGAAGCAGATGAACTTACAGGCTCTAGTCGACCCTATTGGTAAGGCTATTGGTGTTTTGAATAGGGAAAAAGAGCGAGCAGTAGCAGACATTACTCGTTGCAACAATATAAAAACTACTATTAATGAGATACTTGGTGAGATTAAGGCAGATAAAGATCTATCGAAGTCTCAGGTTAGAGAGCTTGTAGATACTTTAACATCATTCAAATCTCAAAGCGATGATCTGATCCGCAATTTATCCTGTTTAATTTGTTATTTGTCGGGAATGAGTTTTAAGAACGTAGAAAAACCTTATGAGACTTATGAAGCATTTACTGCAGAAGTATTTTCCGCCCCTTTTGATCAATGGAAGCGCCAGTTAGCAACATTTGAAAGTTTTGTAGTTCAGGGAGGGCAAAATGGAATTATCCCAGGTGGAGAGCAGCAGGTTTTACAGGCTTTAGAATCTTCGCAACAGGATTTCTCAACATTTAACCAGAACCAACAGCTTGCTTTACAATTAGAATCTTCAGCTATGCAACAGGAGTGGACCATCGTAAGTGCTGCCCTTGCTTTGTTAAATCAGCTAGTCTCTAAGATAGCGAGAAGAATTAAATCTTAG
- the tig gene encoding trigger factor, with protein MPRNLSNEQFSVDLEESPGCIVSALVKVSPEVLNKLNKQALKKIKKEVALPGFRKGKAPDDIIASRYPAPLRKELGELLTQDAYHALSTVGDRRPLSPKAVRSASVIQLDLQEGGKVEFNYEAFPVIPDIPWGNLSLPEEEPVAEVSDDDLKKGLENIAMFFATKTPVERPSQEGDFLSISLHVSKDNEPASSAAIFENKYFKLSEEEMSDAFKEKFLGIPPGHQVVESIGSPEIQSFLRGNTLTFTVNSVIEVSIPEIDEKKAQQLQAESLDDLKAKLRLQLEKQAKDKQWHKRFSAAEDALATLLDFELPTTLFEERVTVIKREKLLNARLIQYCSDEELEAQKSELIKEASEDAKKALKLLFLTHKIFADAKLTISREELQYMIDVCSKERFGAQPPKDISNDTLQELVMSARDRLTYSKAIEHVLRKAEQLTTTPSA; from the coding sequence GTGCCACGCAACCTCTCCAATGAGCAGTTCTCTGTCGATTTAGAAGAATCTCCTGGTTGTATTGTTTCAGCCTTAGTAAAAGTCTCTCCAGAAGTACTGAATAAATTAAATAAGCAGGCTCTTAAAAAAATTAAAAAAGAAGTTGCCCTCCCTGGATTTCGTAAAGGCAAAGCCCCCGACGACATTATTGCCTCCCGATACCCGGCTCCTTTAAGAAAAGAATTAGGAGAGCTATTAACTCAAGATGCCTACCATGCTTTATCTACAGTAGGAGATCGCAGGCCTCTGTCTCCTAAAGCTGTCCGTTCTGCTTCAGTAATTCAACTAGACCTTCAAGAAGGAGGAAAAGTAGAATTCAATTATGAAGCCTTCCCTGTAATTCCAGATATTCCCTGGGGGAATCTTTCTTTACCTGAAGAGGAACCTGTTGCAGAAGTTTCAGATGATGATCTGAAAAAAGGACTCGAAAATATTGCTATGTTTTTTGCCACGAAAACACCTGTCGAGCGCCCCTCTCAGGAAGGTGATTTTCTTTCTATTTCCTTACATGTTTCTAAGGACAACGAGCCAGCTTCTTCAGCAGCTATTTTTGAAAACAAATATTTTAAGCTGTCTGAAGAAGAGATGTCCGATGCTTTTAAAGAGAAGTTCTTGGGAATTCCTCCTGGTCACCAGGTTGTTGAGTCAATTGGTTCTCCTGAAATTCAATCTTTCTTAAGAGGAAACACTCTAACATTCACAGTCAACTCTGTAATAGAAGTTTCTATTCCAGAGATTGATGAGAAAAAAGCCCAACAATTACAAGCAGAATCTCTAGATGATTTGAAAGCAAAACTACGTTTACAACTAGAAAAACAAGCCAAGGATAAACAATGGCATAAACGCTTTTCTGCAGCTGAAGATGCCCTTGCTACGCTTCTAGATTTTGAGCTTCCTACAACTCTTTTTGAAGAACGTGTAACCGTAATCAAAAGAGAAAAACTTCTTAATGCACGTCTAATTCAATATTGTTCTGATGAAGAACTTGAGGCACAAAAATCAGAGCTGATAAAAGAAGCCTCTGAAGATGCTAAAAAAGCGTTGAAATTGCTGTTTTTAACCCATAAAATTTTTGCTGACGCAAAACTCACCATTAGCCGCGAAGAACTACAATACATGATAGATGTATGTTCAAAAGAGCGCTTCGGAGCCCAGCCCCCGAAAGACATTTCCAATGATACCTTACAAGAACTCGTTATGTCAGCTAGAGATCGACTGACCTATAGCAAAGCTATAGAACATGTTCTTCGGAAAGCAGAACAGTTAACAACAACTCCTTCTGCATAA